In Candidatus Zixiibacteriota bacterium, the genomic stretch GAAGAAGGTATAAAATGAGCAGCAACTTACTTAAGAAGATCGAGAACCATTCCGCCAAAATCGGAATAATCGGGCTGGGATATGTCGGCCTGCCGCTGGCAATCGAATTCGGCGAAGCCGGATTCCATGTTACCGGTTACGATATCTCCGAGCGCAAAGTCAATCTTATCAATGCCGGCAAGTCGGATATCGATGATGTCCCCGATAGCAAGGTGGCGCATCTGGTCAAAGGCGGGAAACTGACCGCCACCGCCGACCCCAGATTGCTTAAGCATGTCGATACTATCTCCATCTGCGTACCGACTCCGCTTTCGAAAACCAAGGACCCTGATGTCAGTTATATCCTCGATGCCGTCAAATGGGTCAAGGAAGCCCTTCATAAGGATATGCTGATTATTCTGGAATCGACCACCTACCCCGGCACCACCGAAGACCTCATCTTGCCGATTCTGCATGAAACCGGGCTGAAAGTCGGCAAAGATTTCTTTCTGGCTTTCTCTCCGGAGCGAGTTGACCCGGGGAATCCCAAATTCAACACCAAGAACACTCCCCGCGTGGTCGGCGGCACCACTCCGGCCTGCACCAAGCTGGCCAAAGCCCTCTATGAAAAGACCGTTAATGCCGTCTATCCGGTTTCCTCGACCAAAGCGGCCGAGATGGTGAAACTTCTCGAGAACACTTTCCGCAGTGTCAATATCGGGCTGGTCAACGAAATGGCTTTAATGTGCGACCGTCTCAAACTGAATGTCTGGGAGATAATCGGCGCCGCCTCAACCAAGCCGTTTGGTTTTATGCCGTTCTACCCGGGTCCGGGATTAGGGGGACATTGTATCCCGATTGACCCGCACTATCTCTCCTGGAAACTGAAAAGCCTGAACTACTACGCCCGCTTTATCGAACTGGCCGGCGATATCAATTCCCATATGCCGGAGTATGTCATTGACCGGATTCGCCGTATAATGAACGAGCGGGGCAAGGCTATCAAAGGAGCCAGTATGCTGGTGCTCGGTGCCGCCTATAAGAAGGATATCAAAGACCTGCGGGAGTCGCCGGCGCTGGATGTGATCCGGCTCTTGC encodes the following:
- a CDS encoding nucleotide sugar dehydrogenase; the protein is MSSNLLKKIENHSAKIGIIGLGYVGLPLAIEFGEAGFHVTGYDISERKVNLINAGKSDIDDVPDSKVAHLVKGGKLTATADPRLLKHVDTISICVPTPLSKTKDPDVSYILDAVKWVKEALHKDMLIILESTTYPGTTEDLILPILHETGLKVGKDFFLAFSPERVDPGNPKFNTKNTPRVVGGTTPACTKLAKALYEKTVNAVYPVSSTKAAEMVKLLENTFRSVNIGLVNEMALMCDRLKLNVWEIIGAASTKPFGFMPFYPGPGLGGHCIPIDPHYLSWKLKSLNYYARFIELAGDINSHMPEYVIDRIRRIMNERGKAIKGASMLVLGAAYKKDIKDLRESPALDVIRLLQEEGAKVQYNDPYAPVIKWDGTDLRSAKLTPALLKKADMVVIVTDHTDYNYQWIVDNSKLIFDTRNATKNVRTGRQKIHLL